In a genomic window of Muntiacus reevesi chromosome 1, mMunRee1.1, whole genome shotgun sequence:
- the SYCP3 gene encoding synaptonemal complex protein 3, producing the protein MVPSGRKYSGKSAKPSVGDQAIRAYEFEQEDKKDLSGSEEDAVEEKTPILEKHGRKRTSAVVEDMGGEVQNMLERFGADINKSLLAKRKRLEMYTKASLKTSNQKLENVWKTQQEQRQKLNQEYSQQFLTLFQQWDMDMQKAEEQEEKLANLFRQQQKVFQQSRIVQSQRLKTIRQLCEQFIKSMEDLEKNHENLLTGAQNELKKEMALLQKKIMMETQQQEMASVRKSLQSMLF; encoded by the exons atgGTGCcctctggaagaaaatattccGGGAAGTCTGCGAAACCATCTGTGGGGGATCAGGCTATAAGAGcctatgaatttgagcaagaagACAAAAAAGATCTGAGTGGTTCAGAGGAGGATGCTGTTGAAG AGAAGACCCCAATACTTGAGAAACATGGGAGGAAAAGGACTTCTGCAGTAGTTGAAGATATGGG GGGTGAAGTACAGAATATGCTGGAAAGATTTGGAG CTGATATTAACAAGTCTCTTCTTGCTAAGAGAAAGAGACTAGAAATGTATACCAAGGCTTCTCTCAAAACCAGTAACCAGAAACTTGAAAATGTTTGGAAAACCCAACAAGAGCAAAG GCAGAAGCTTAACCAAGAATATTCCCAGCAGTTTCTGACTTTGTTCCAGCAGTGGGATATGGATATGCAGAAAGCTGAGGAACAAGAAGAAAAACTTGCT AATCTGTTTCGACAGCAACAAAAGGTTTTCCAACAGTCTAGAATTGTTCAGAGCCAGAGACTGAAAACAATTAGACAATTATGTGAGCAGTTCATAAAG AGTATGGAGGACTTGGAGAAGAATCATGAAAATCTACTTACTGGTGCacaaaatgaacttaaaaaagaaatggctttgttgcaaaaaaaaattatgatggaAACT cagcagcaagagatGGCAAGTGTCCGAAAGTCTCTTCAATCCATGTTATTCTGA